AGAAAATGGCGCCCGGATGTCTGGACCCTGTTGCTGCTCGGTGCCATTGTTTACGTGTGGTTTCGGCCACCGGCCTGGGTCAGCGATCTCGATCAGCCGGTCCCCGCACTGCAGGTCCATTTGCTGGACGGAAGCGTGGCGAGCATGGAGCATTTGCGCGGCAAGGTGGTGCTGGTGAATTTCTGGGCAACCTGGTGTCCATATTGCCGCCATGAAATGCCGGCGATGGAGGCGTTCTATCTTGATTATCGTGCTCAGGGGTTCGAGATCCTGGCTTTGAGCCAGGATGATGATGCGGCCACAGTGGCTGATTTCATGGCCAGAGAGAACTATCACTTCCCGGTGGCGATGGGGGATGCGTCAAGCGCCGCGGCATTTGGCGGGGTGAGCCGTCTGCCGACATCTTTCGTGATCGACAAACGGGGCGTGGTGCGTCACAAGGTCAGCGGCCAGGTTCATTATGCCCGGCTCAAGGCGCTGGTCGAACCCTTGCTGGCAGAGTGACTATTGATATTCAGGGCTTGTTGCCCGAGCGCAGGTTTTCCAGACTCTTTTCCATTTCGCGTTTGTAGAAAATAAAGTCTATCTGCGGGGCTGGCGCGCCAAGGCGCACAATCACGGCGGTGATCTGGCCGCGCAGGTGGGCGGCGTGGGTCATGATGTGGGTGAGCGCATCGCGTACCCAGATCTGTTGGGGTTGGCCCTGCGTGTTGATATAGCTTATCTGCTCGTCAAAGAAGTCTTCCGGCTGTGCTTCCAGCCAGCGTTGCATTTCACGTAACTCGAGCCGGAGCGCGTTCTTGAGTTCTTTCCAGTCAGCCACATAAAGCTCTTCCCGGCCTGTGTCCAGGCTGCCGCCCTTGAGACGCAGCATCCAGTTGCGTGTCACCAGCAGGATGTGGTTGAGGGTTTTGTGGATGTTTTCGTACATCATGCCCTGATTTCCCTGGCGCGCTGCTTCGTCGAGTACGTCTACTGTCGCGAACAGGGCGTCGTTGGCCCAGTGCTGGTAATCGGCCTGGTAAACGAAATGCTTTTTCAACGTGGTCATCATGTGGCTTCTCCTGATTGGGCTTCCAGTCGCGTCAAACACGATCCGCGTTTGACTAATCAGAGGCTCCTAGCTGTTGTTCCAGTAGCGCGTGCAGTTTGACAAAATCCAGCTCACCCAGGGTTTGCTGGAGGATATGCCCATCCTTCCCGATAAGGAAGGTGGTAGGCGTGAGTTTAACCTGATTGAAGGCATGAGCCGCCTTGCCGTCTGTATCCAGCACAATGCTGAAAGGCAGGGCATTCCGGCGGGTGTAATTGCGCACATATTCCGGCGGATCGTAACTCATTGCCACAGCGATCACCTCCAGTCCGCGCTTGTTGTACTGGCGCCAGGTTTCAACCAGTTGAGGCATTTCCTTGATACATCCGGGGCAGCTGGTGGCCCAGAAGTTGACCAGTACCACCTTGCCGCGCAAGCTGTCGAGGGATATCTGCTGGCCTTCCAGTGTGGTCAGGGAAAGGGATGGCGCTGCCGGCTTCTGGGTCAGAGTGAGTGCTAACCACGCCAGCAGTGCCAAGATGCTGATGGTGATTAGAATGGGTTTCCTGGCCTGCATCAATTTTCCCTTATTTCCTGATCCAGCTCGGCAAGTCTCTGCGGCGTGCCCACGTCCACCCAGCGGCCATGATGGTGCATGCCCCCCACTTTGCCGCAGTCCATGGCTTCGCGCAATAGAGGTGCCAGTTTGGCTTTGCTTCCACGGGGAATGGCGCTGAACAGTTGCGGGCAATAGAGGCCAATGCCGCTGAAGGTGAGCAGGGGCATGCCCTGCGCGCGTATTTTTTCGCCATCCAGGAAAAAGTCGCCCGCGGGGTGGTGGGGCGGGTTATCCACCATGACCAGGCAGGCAGTCTGTTGATTCATCTGCGCTGCCTTGCGGCACAGCTTTCCATAGTCGAAATCGCAAAACACATCTCCGTTGACGACCAGGAAAGGCGCGTGGCCAAGCAGGGGCAGCGCATTTGCGATGCCGCCTGCGGTTTCGAGTGCTTCGGCTTCCGGGGAGTAGTGAATGCTTACGTTGTAGCGGCTGCCATCACCCAGAAAGTCCTCGATCTGGCTGCCGAGATGGGCATGGTTGATGACCAGTTCACGAATCCCGGCTTGGGCGAGATTCTCGATGTGCCATACGATCAGCGGCTTGCCACCGGCTTCCAGCAGCGGCTTGGGGGTAATGTCCGTGAGCGGGCGCATGCGCTCGCCGCGCCCGGCGGCAAGAATCATGGCCTTCAAAAACTGTATCCCACGGCTGCCTGGCGGTTTTCCAGTTCGTCCAGCAGGCGCAGCAGTGGGCCGAGGCCGCTGTAACGTTCGCACGCCTTGCGCAGGTAGGTCATGACCAGCGGCATGTCCTTGAGATAGCCGTCCTTGCCATCACGGTGGCAGAGCCGGGCAAAGATGCCCAGTACCTTGATGTGGCGCTGTACGCCCATCCATTCGAAATCGCGGTAGAAATCATGGAAATCCGTGTTCACCGGCAGGCCCGCTTTTCTGGCGCGTTCCCAGTAACGGATGCACCAGTCCAGAACGTGTTCTTCATCCCAGCGGATGTAGGCGTCCTTGAGCAGGGAGGCAAGGTCGTAGGTGATGGGGCCGTACACTGCGTCCTGAAAATCGAGCACGCCAGGGTTGGGGGCGGACTGCATCAGGTTGCGCGAGTGGTAATCGCGGTGGACGTAGACCTGGGGCTGCGCCAGGTTATTGAGCACGATGAGGGAGAAGCTGCGCTCCAGCACATCGCGCTGCGAACTGCTCAATTCGATCCGGGCGTGTTTGCCTGCATACCATTCCGGAAATAGCTGCAATTCGCGCCGCAGCAGTGCATCGTCATAGGCAGGCAGAATGCCTGGGCTGCTGGCGCACTGGATTTTGATCAGGGCGTCGATCGCATCCATGTAAAGGTTATCGGCATTGCTGTCGTCGATTGCCTCCAGGTAAGTGGTGTGCCCCAGATCGGAAAGCAGCAGAAAACCCTGCTGCTGGTTCTGGGCAATGATTTCCGGCACATGCACCCCGGCCCTTGCGAAAATCTGCGCCACATGCAGGAATGGGGCGCAATCTTCGTGCTGGGGCGGGGCATCCATGACAATATGGCTGGCGCCATTGGCCGTGACGCGGAAGTAGCGGCGAAAACTGGCGTCAGCCGACGCCGGTTCGATGCGCCAGCCGCCATCTGGAAATTGCTGCTGCAGCCAGTCTTGCATGAGTTCAGTGCGCGTCATTTGTGGATTTGCTTAATTCGTGAAATTGTGCGATTTTAGCACCTCTTCGAAGCACTCCAATAATAATGCGCACGCGCCTCCCTATTACCGTCATTGCCCTGCTGACCGTGCCTGTCGCACTTCATGCCGAAGACGGCGCACTTGAGTTGCGTCAGCAAACCACGCTCATTTCAGTCTTTCCGCAAGAAGAGCAGACGCCGGTCTTTCTTGATGCCGACCGCATGTCGGGGCAGCAGGATGTCGAGATCGAGGCGGAGGGCGAGGTTGAACTGCGCAAGCGGGGGCAGGTGGTGAATGCCGATCGCCTGACCTACCGCCAGGCGGACGACGAAGTTCATGCCCTGGGCAATGTGAGCATCGAACAGGAAGATTCGCTGGTGACCGGGCCGGAGCTCAGGATGAAGCTGGGTACGCACCAGGGTTACATGCGTCAGCCGGTTTATCAAATGACACAGCCTGATGCGCACGGAGCAGCCGGTAACCTGGAATTCGCCGGGAAAAACAAATACAACATTACGGATGGAACCTACACCACTTGCAGCCCGGATAATAATGACTGGTTCATGCGCAGCAACACCATGGAACTGGACCGCACTGTCCAGGTAGGAACGGCTTACCATGCCAGCGTGGTGTTCAAGGGCGTACCGATCCTCTATACGCCGTGGATGGAGTTTCCGCTCGACAATCAACGCAAGTCGGGTTTTTTGCCGCCCACTTTTGGCAGCAGCGACAAAAGCGGCGCCATGTTTTCTCTCCCTTATTACTGGAATATTGCACCCGGGCGGGATGCCACGCTGACGCCGCGCATTCTGAGCAGGCGCGGTCTGCAACTGCGCGGCGAGTACCGTTATCTGGATCAGCGCTATGCGGGCATAAGCAATCTCGAATTTCTGCCCAATGACAGCCTGAGCGGAACCGATCGTTACAATCTGTTGCTCAATCACCAGCAGTCGCTGGGCGCGGGCTGGTCGGGCGCGCTGAATATACAGAAGGTTTCGGACGACAATTATTTTCGCGACCTGAATAGTACGATCGCCACAACTTCCCAGGTCAACCTGCCGCGTGAGGGCACGCTGGCTTACAACGGTTATGGCCTGAGCTTCCTGACGCGGGTGCAGAGCTTCCAGACCCTGCAGGATCCGGAGGCGCCCATTACCCCGCCATACAGCCGCTTGCCGCAGATGCTGCTCAATGGTGTGTGGCGGAATTTTCCCGCAGTGGATCTGGGCCTGGCCAGCGAGTGGACGGATTTTAGCCATCCCACGCTGCTCAATGGCCAACGTTTTTCCTTCTATCCCAGCATCAGCCTGCCCTTGAATCAGAGCTTTGCCTTTGTCACACCCAAGATCGGGGTGCACCATACCCGCTATACGCTGACGGAAAACAATCCCGGTGGCGTGTCGGACCTGACCCGTACCCTGCCCATCCTCAGCCTTGATAGCGGACTTTTCATGGAACGGGATTGGGCTTTGCGCGGCAACGAATATTTGCAGACCCTGGAACCTCGGCTGTACTACCTTTACGTCCCCTATCAGGATCAAAGCCAGCTACCCAATTTCGACTCGGCGCTGGCGGATTTCAACTACGCGCAGATATTTTCGGAAAACCAGTTTATCGGCGGCGACCGGATCAATGACGCAAACCAGCTGACCGCCGCGCTGACATCCCGCCTGCTCGACCCGGCCTCCGGCCAGGAATGGATGCGCGCAACCATCGGCCAGCGCTATTACTTCAATGATCAGCAGGTGGTTTTGCCGGGCGGGGTCGCGCGCAGTGACAAGTCTTCCGATATCCTGGCCGCATTCAGCGGCCGGGTGACGCAAACCTGGAGCGTGGATACCGGGTTGCAGTACAACACTGGCCGGCAGCAATTCGAGAAGAGCAATATCGGCGTGCGCTACCAGCCTGAAGTGGGCAAGGTGCTTAATCTGGGCTACCGCTTTACCCGCGATGCGCTGGAGCAGGTGGATATTTCCTCCCAATGGCCAATACATGGCCGCTGGCATGGAGTGGGACGCTTAAATTTTTCCTTCCTCGACAACCGGCTTCTGGAGGGGCTGGCCGGGCTTGAATATAATGGCGGTTGCTGGGCGGCACGCGCGGTGATACACCAGTTTGCCACCGCCACTTCGGAGACCAGCAATTCGATTTTGTTCCAGCTTGAGTTGTTCGGCATGGGCAAAATCGGCTCCAATCCACTGGATATACTGAAACGGAACATTTCCGGATTTTCTCCGGCCCATCAACTTTCTTCACCGGCCACAACTTATGAACAGTACTAGAAAACAGCTGCTTTCCATCTATTTTGGCGTTTCCCTGCTGGGGGCCAGTGCGCTTTCCCCCGCCGCGGACACCGTGTCCGCCAGGGTGACCACGCTCGACCGCATCGTGGCGGTAGTGAACAGTGATGTCGTTACCCAGCTTGAACTCAATGAGCGTTTGCGCATGGTGACCCAACAGTTGCAGAAACAGGGGACGCCCCTGCCGCCGCGGGAAGTGCTGGAAAAGCAACTGCTGGAACGCGTCATCATGGAACGCGTACAGTTGCAGTTCGCGCAGGAGACCGGGGTCAAGGTGGACGACGCGCAACTCGAAACCGCCTTGCAGCGTATCGCGCAGGAGAATCGGCTCAGCCAGGAGCAGTTTCGCGCTGCCCTGGAAAAGGATGGCGTGGATTTCGGCAAATTCCGCGAGGAAATCCGCAAGGAAATCACCATGGCGCGCTTGCGGGAACGGGAGGTGGATAACCGCATCGCAGTAAGCGATGGGGAAGTGGAAAACTACCTGAGCTCGCGCAGCGAAGCATTGGGCGGAGGCAACGAGTTCAACCTGGCGCACATCCTGATCCGGGTGCCGGAACAGGCAAGCCCGGAACAGTTGCAGAAATACAAGGCAAAGGCGCAGCAGGCGCAGGATGAGCTGCGGGCAGGCAAGGATTTCAGGCAGGTTGCCGCCAGCTACTCCGATGCGGCCGATGCGATTCAGGGTGGCGTCCTCGGCTGGCGTCCTGCCGGCCAGTTGCCCGCCCTGTTCGTGGAGGCGCTGGAGGCGCTGAAAACCGGCGATAGCAGCCAGGTGCTGCGCAGCCCGAACGGTTTTCATATTCTGAAGCTACTCGACAAGCGCGGCAAGGATGCGCCTTTCGTGGTGCAGCAGACCCGCGCCCGCCATATTCTGATCAAGGTAAATGAAGTCATGTCCGAGCTGGACGCCAAAAATCGCGCCCTGCAAATCAGGGAGCGCGTGGACAATGGAGCCGATTTTGCCGAACAGGCGCGGCTTCACTCCGAAGATGGATCGGCCAGTCGTGGCGGCGACTTGAACTGGTTATCTCCCGGCGATACGGTGCCGGAGTTCGAGAAGGCCATGAATGCCCTCAAGCTGGGTGCTTTGTCCGAGCCGGTGCGTTCTCCTTTCGGCTGGCATCTGATTCAGGTGCAGGAACGCCGCGACGAAGATGTCAGCAAGGAGCGCAAACGCCTGCAGGCTCGCCAGGAAATTCGCGCCCGCAAGGCCGATGAGGCCTATCAGGAATGGCTGCGCCAGTTGCGTGACCGGGCTTATGTCGAGTACCGGCTGGAAGAGAAATAAAGACATTCCGGGCAACCCGAACATTGGCCACAAACCCACCGATTATTGCACTCACAGCAGGCGAACCCGCCGGGATTGGCCCGGATCTGTGCGTGCTGCTCGCCCAGCAGCATGTACCGATGCGGGTGATCGTGCTGGCGGACAAAGCCCTGCTGGCATCCCGTGCCAAGGCGCTCAAATTGCCACTGGCCATCATGGATTATGCGCCGTTCGCCGACCAGGCCGCTCCGTCCGGCGTACTCGAGGTGATGCATGTCCCCATGGCTGCGCCAGTCCAGCCCGGTAAACTTGATCCGGCCAACAGCGCCTATGTCCTGGAGACCCTGCGCCTGGCGGTGGAGGGATGCCTGAACGGCTCTTTCGATGCCATGGTGACCGCACCGGTGCATAAGGGCGTGATCAACGATGCGGGCATCCCTTTTACCGGGCATACCGAGTTTCTGGCTGAAAAAACCGGCACGTCACGGGTGGTGATGATGCTGGCGGGCGGGACGCCTGCGAGCAGCGAGCAGGGCCCCGCGCAGCGGGATGTGAGCGTCCGCGAGTATGGCTCGGCACCGCCGGACGCAGGCGTTGCAGCCGCCTCCGGGGTCGCATCCCCACTTCGTGTGGCCCCTGCTCTGCCCTGCGGCGGTGCGATGCGCGTCGCCTTGGCGACAACGCACTTGCCGCTCCGGGCCGTTGCCGGCGCCATTACGCGGGAAAGCCTGGCCGAGGTCATTCGCATCCTGCATCACGATCTCATTACCCGCTTCGGCATTGCCCGCCCGCGCATCCTGGTGGCGGGCCTCAATCCGCATGCCGGAGAAGGCGGACATCTCGGGCGCGAGGAAATCGAGGTCATTTCTCCCGTGCTGGAAGCCTTGCGCGCAGAGGGGATGGACCTGCGCGGTCCATTGCCGGCAGATACCCTGTTTGCCCCCCGCATGCTGGCCGAATGCGACTGCGTGCTGGCGATGTACCATGACCAGGGCCTGCCGGTGCTCAAGCACGCCAGCTTTGGCGGCGGCGTGAATGTGACGCTGGGTCTGCCCATCATCCGCACTTCGGTGGATCATGGCACGGCGCTGGACCTGGCCGGCAGCGGCAAGGCCGATCTGGGCAGCCTGCTGGCGGCGCTGGATATGGCAAGTGCGATGGTGCGGCAATGAAGCATATCCCCAGAAAACGTTTTGGCCAGAATTTCCTGATCGACCGCCAGGTCATTGCCGATATCGTCGCGCTCATCCGGCCCCAGCCTGATGACATGATGGTGGAAATCGGGCCCGGTCTGGGAGCGATCACGCAGCCGCTGCTCAAGACCTTGCGCCACTTGCACGTGGTGGAAATCGACCGTGACATCGTGGCGCGGCTGCATCGGGAATATGCGCCCGAACGTCTGACGGTGCATGCCTGCGATGCGCTCAAGTTCGACTTTGGCAGCCTGGGCGGCGGGCTGCGTGTGGCCGGCAACCTGCCCTACAACATTTCGACACCGCTCCTGTTCCATCTGGCTGACCATGTATCCTTAATTCGCGACCTTCACTTCATGCTGCAGAAGGAAGTGGTCGAGCGCATGGTGGCGGAACCGTCCACGTCTGCCTATGGCCGTCTGTCGGTGATGCTGCAATATTATTTTGCCATGGAAAATTTGCTGCACGTGCCGCCGCAGGCCTTTTCACCCGCGCCCAAGGTGGATTCGGCGGTGGTACGCATGATTCCATGGAGCGAGCGGCCATTTCCGGTTTGCGATGCAAGCCTGCTGGGGCAGGTTGTCACTGCGGCATTCTCCATGCGGCGCAAGACGCTGAAAAATACGCTGCACACTTATTTGAAGCCAGCCGATTTCGAGCAGTTAGGCATTGCCCCGGGGTTGCGAGCCGAGAATCTGGGCGTGCAGGATTATGTGCGAATCGTGAATCACCTGGACCGGAAGGCATGAGCAGCGGGCCTTCCGGTCTGGATGCATTGGATTTCGAGGCCATGCCGGATGAGCTCGGATTGTACCGCTCTTACCTCGATGTCCTCGGGCGTGTCACCAATCTGCTGCTCGAAGATCCGGGGGAAGAAAGCTGGGAGGAAGTGCTGCGGCTATTGGCGGGCGCCGCGCGCATCAACCATTGCGCCCTGTATCTCAACCAGCCTGGCGAGGATGGCAGCCCGCGGGCGCAGCTGTGCTCCTTGTGGTCTGCCAGCCCGCTTGACAGCACCGGATTGCAGAGCCTGGACTATGAAAATTATGACCTGCTCAACGATACGCTGCATATCGGCATGGTGCTGGTCAAGAACATGTCTGAACTGCCCGCGCCCGAGTTCAACCTTTTCAAAAGGATGCGCATCGGCAGTGTGATGTGCATTCCCCTCCTGGTGGCTGGAGAAATGTCCGGATTTCTCGGTTTCTTCAGTCCGCGCGCGAAATGCGACTGGCTGCCGATGGAGATCGATGTCTTGTGCGTTGCGGCCAGCAACTTCTCCGCCATGCTGGCACGGCAGCGCATGGAACATAGCCTGCGAGCCAGCGAGTCGCGCTTGCGGGTGCTGGTGGGCGCCACCGAAGATATCGTGATCGAGTTCAATGCCGGAGGAGAGATTCACAATCTCTGGTCTGACCACAGCCTGTTGCCCTCTTCATGCCAGCCCGGTACCTCGCTGAGCTCGGCTTTGCCCGCCGGCATGGCGCGGACCCTGCTGGATGCCGCTCCGGATGTGCTGGGCAGCGGTAAAAGCGAAGTGGTGAGTTTTGCGCTCGAAGATGCGCTGGGCGACCAGTATTTTACCGGCAGGCTGCAAACCGTTCCTTCCGAGAGCGGCCAGGACATGCATCTGGTCGCGCTGATCCGCGACGTGACTGCTCAGACGCAGGCCGAGGCACGCCGCCAGACCATGCTGGATACGCTCGATCTGCTGGAAGAGGCGATTATTGATATGACGCCACAGGGCAAGCTGACCAATGTCAGTGCCGGCTGGGAGAAACTGCGTGGCGGAGAGAAGTCGGGGCGCGTGCCGCATGAACAGTCGCTGCTGCAGTTTGTGCATCCCGACGACCAGGGGGAAGTTACCGCCACGCTGGGCAAGCTGGAAGGCGCGCCGCAAGGGCCGGGAAAAACCCTGCGATTCCGCCTGGGCAGAAAGAGCGGGGAATATTTGTGGGTCGAAGCGCGCCTGCTCGCGCACCGTTCGCCACAGGGACAGGTCACCTGCATGCGCGGCATCCTGCGCGATGTCACGGCATCCTATCTGGAGCAGAAGCGGATTACCCGGCTGGCTCTGCATGATCCCCTGACCAGCCTGCCAAACCGTGTGTTGCTGCATGACCACTTGCAGCAGGCGATTGTCCGTGCCCAGCGCAACGGTTCAAAAGTTGCCCTGGGCTTTATCGATCTGGATCATTTCAAGCAGATCAACGATACGCTCGGGCATCAGGCCGGGGATGCCGTATTGCTGACCATGAGCCAAAGATTGCAGGGCGCCATGCGGGAAATGGACACGCTTTGCCGCTGGGGAGGGGACGAGTTTGTGGCGCTACTGCCGGATACCGCACAGGAAGCGGATGTGCGGCACATCGCCAAGCGCTTGATGGAGGCGGGGCGGCAGGCGATAGCGGTGGAGGGGCAGGAAGTCATGCCGACGCTGAGTGCCGGTTTCGCCGTATTCCCTGATGATGCCAGCAGCGCCGAGTCGCTGATGGCCGTCGCCGATCACACCATGTTTCAGGCCAAGCGCAATGGCCGCAACAACGTCTGCTTCTTCAGCGACCTGCCGCCCGGGCTAGCGCAATTTGAATTGCTTGATCACCTGATCTAGCTCCGCCGAGAGGTTGGCCAGTTCTCTCGTGGCCTGCTCGCCGCTCATGGTGTCGACGGAAGCGTCCTGCACCATCTGGCTGATCTCATCGACATGGCCGCGAACTTCGGACACCATCTGATTCTGCGATGCTGCTCCGGTGGCGATACGTTCGATCATTTCCGAAACCCGTTCCACGCTGAGAACGATTTCCTGTAATGCCCGGCCCGCTTCGGTCGCCTTTTCCACGCCGCCCCGCACTTGTTCGGTGCCGCTTTGCATGGTGGAAATGGCATTCTGGGTTTCCTGCTGCACGCTCTGGATCATGCCGCTGATTTCCTGGGTGGCCTGGGCCGTTTTTTCCGCCAGCTTGCGCACTTCATCGGCCACTACCGCGAAACCGCGGCCCTGCTCGCCAGCGCGTGCTGCTTCGATGGCGGCATTCAGGGCGAGGAGATTGGTTTGCTCGGCGATGCCATTGATCACCGCTACAATGGCGCCGATTTCATCGGACTTGCGGCCCAGGCTATCCACGGCTGAAGAACCGAGGGTGACTGATTCGTTGATCCGGCGCATGCCCTGAATGGTTTCCTGCACGATATTGCCGCCTGATTGGGCCAGATTGGAAGCTGTGCGCGCTGCCTCGGAAACCTGGCTGGCGCTACCGGAAATTTGCGCCACGGTTTCCGACAGGGTTTCAGTGCTGGAGTTGATGCTGGCAACGGTCTGCTGTTGGGCGTCGAAGCGCTGGCGCACCCCTGCCATGAGTCCCTGAATGGTGTTGGCATCACGGTTGACGTGGCCGCTCATGGTCGCCACTTCGCCAATCAGCTCGCGCAGGTTCTCTGCCATCTTGTTGAAGCCATGGATGATTTCACCGATCATGTCGTGGCTTTCCATGCCGCAGGTATGGCTGATGTCCTTGTTGCTGATGGCCGTGGCCACTTGCGAGATGCGCCGCAGCTTGGACAGCAGCACCCAGTTCACCAGCCAGTAATTGGCCAGCCCGACAATGGCTCCCGCGGCCAGTGCGCTGACCACGAACCACACCAGCATGCCGGGTTTCCACTCCACGAACAGGTTGGCAAACACCGGAAACACCCCGCCCATCACCAGGCCAAGTGCCAGGAATGACAGCATCAGATTGCGCAGAACGCTAGGTTTCATTTTGATTCTCCCCCCAACTGTTGTTACTTGTGTGCACTGCTTTTTTGTATGAATTCGATCGGGTACCCGTCCGGGTCCTCGATGAAGGCGATGATGGTGGTGCCCGCGTTCATCGGCCCGGCTTCGCGCACCACCCGGACGCCATGCCCGCGTGCTTCCTCGCAGGCCCGGGTGGCGTCTTCCACCTCGATCGCCAGGTGGCCGAAAGCGTTACCTTGATCATAAGCGCTTGTGTCCCAGTTATGGGTAAGTTCGATCACGCTGTTTTCGGCTTCATCGCCATAGCCCACGAAGGCCAGGGTGAAGCGCCCCGCTGGATAGTCTTTTCGCCGCAACAGGCGCATGCCGAGGACTTCGGTATAGAAGGCAATGGATTTGTCGAGATCGGCGACGCGGATCATGGTGTGCAGGAGACGCATGTGAGGGGTTCTCGCTCAGGTGATGTAACGGTGATGTGCGCTGCGATTTTTTTCATCATAGCGCGCTTGGCGGGCAGAAAAAACCCCGTCGTAAACAGGTGTAAAGGTGATGGGGGTGAGGTTCAGAACTGGTGGTAGTCCGAGCCATGAATTTTCAGGAGCCCGCGCAGTTCGCTGAAATCCGGGCACGCCTGTTCCACGGTCCGCCAGAAGGCGGGCGAATGATTCATTTCGATGCGGTGGGCCAGTTCGTGGACCACGACATAATCGATGACCGGCGGCGGTGCCTTGATCAGGCGCCAGTTGAGGCGGATGGCGCCTGTGCTGGTACAGCTTCCCCAGCGGGTACGGGCGTTGCTGAGGCTTAGCCTCGACACCTCGACATCAAGCTGGCGGGCATAAGCGCTAACCCGGTGCTGAAAAAATGCCAGGGCTTCGCGCCGGTACCATTGCAGAACCCTGCTTGCCAGCGCATCGGGGCCGCACTTTTCCGGCATGAATACGCGCAGCACGCCTTCGGCGAGCAGCAATTTGCTCCT
The sequence above is drawn from the Sulfuricella sp. genome and encodes:
- a CDS encoding SprT family zinc-dependent metalloprotease, producing the protein MNRKCSTSRATLNVDRLRHRLILGNEEISYLLLRSSRRRSIGLRIDPSGLIVSVPARLPQHEMEKILAQRSAWILARLDAMRIRATPPIVWQTGQILPFLGSPIELSVEHGGARSKLLLAEGVLRVFMPEKCGPDALASRVLQWYRREALAFFQHRVSAYARQLDVEVSRLSLSNARTRWGSCTSTGAIRLNWRLIKAPPPVIDYVVVHELAHRIEMNHSPAFWRTVEQACPDFSELRGLLKIHGSDYHQF
- the rsmA gene encoding 16S rRNA (adenine(1518)-N(6)/adenine(1519)-N(6))-dimethyltransferase RsmA encodes the protein MKHIPRKRFGQNFLIDRQVIADIVALIRPQPDDMMVEIGPGLGAITQPLLKTLRHLHVVEIDRDIVARLHREYAPERLTVHACDALKFDFGSLGGGLRVAGNLPYNISTPLLFHLADHVSLIRDLHFMLQKEVVERMVAEPSTSAYGRLSVMLQYYFAMENLLHVPPQAFSPAPKVDSAVVRMIPWSERPFPVCDASLLGQVVTAAFSMRRKTLKNTLHTYLKPADFEQLGIAPGLRAENLGVQDYVRIVNHLDRKA
- the gloA gene encoding lactoylglutathione lyase, which translates into the protein MRLLHTMIRVADLDKSIAFYTEVLGMRLLRRKDYPAGRFTLAFVGYGDEAENSVIELTHNWDTSAYDQGNAFGHLAIEVEDATRACEEARGHGVRVVREAGPMNAGTTIIAFIEDPDGYPIEFIQKSSAHK
- a CDS encoding diguanylate cyclase, with product MSSGPSGLDALDFEAMPDELGLYRSYLDVLGRVTNLLLEDPGEESWEEVLRLLAGAARINHCALYLNQPGEDGSPRAQLCSLWSASPLDSTGLQSLDYENYDLLNDTLHIGMVLVKNMSELPAPEFNLFKRMRIGSVMCIPLLVAGEMSGFLGFFSPRAKCDWLPMEIDVLCVAASNFSAMLARQRMEHSLRASESRLRVLVGATEDIVIEFNAGGEIHNLWSDHSLLPSSCQPGTSLSSALPAGMARTLLDAAPDVLGSGKSEVVSFALEDALGDQYFTGRLQTVPSESGQDMHLVALIRDVTAQTQAEARRQTMLDTLDLLEEAIIDMTPQGKLTNVSAGWEKLRGGEKSGRVPHEQSLLQFVHPDDQGEVTATLGKLEGAPQGPGKTLRFRLGRKSGEYLWVEARLLAHRSPQGQVTCMRGILRDVTASYLEQKRITRLALHDPLTSLPNRVLLHDHLQQAIVRAQRNGSKVALGFIDLDHFKQINDTLGHQAGDAVLLTMSQRLQGAMREMDTLCRWGGDEFVALLPDTAQEADVRHIAKRLMEAGRQAIAVEGQEVMPTLSAGFAVFPDDASSAESLMAVADHTMFQAKRNGRNNVCFFSDLPPGLAQFELLDHLI
- a CDS encoding methyl-accepting chemotaxis protein, which produces MKPSVLRNLMLSFLALGLVMGGVFPVFANLFVEWKPGMLVWFVVSALAAGAIVGLANYWLVNWVLLSKLRRISQVATAISNKDISHTCGMESHDMIGEIIHGFNKMAENLRELIGEVATMSGHVNRDANTIQGLMAGVRQRFDAQQQTVASINSSTETLSETVAQISGSASQVSEAARTASNLAQSGGNIVQETIQGMRRINESVTLGSSAVDSLGRKSDEIGAIVAVINGIAEQTNLLALNAAIEAARAGEQGRGFAVVADEVRKLAEKTAQATQEISGMIQSVQQETQNAISTMQSGTEQVRGGVEKATEAGRALQEIVLSVERVSEMIERIATGAASQNQMVSEVRGHVDEISQMVQDASVDTMSGEQATRELANLSAELDQVIKQFKLR